The genome window CACCAAGTTCGAAGTCCAGGGGAAGAAGGCTGAGAAGGTCTCCCAGAAGGTTGAGGAAGTCCACAGCAAGATAGGGAAGCTTGAAGAGCTTCTTGGAGGTGGAGAAAGGGAGGAGGCTTCCTCCGGGCTTACAGATAAGCTCGATGAACTCCACAGGAAAGTGGAGGAGATAGCTGAAAAGGTCGAGGAGAAGTCCGCGGCAGAGAAGCTTGAAGAGGCCCAGGAGAAGCTTGAGGAACTCCAGAGCAAGATAGCCGCCGGCGAGGAGGTCAGCGAGGAGGAGCTTGCCGCGGCGGAACAGGCCGTTGCGGAAGCCCAAGAGGAAGCAACCATTCAAGTAGAGGCTCCTGAAGAAGGTGAAGTTTCAGAAGTTCCAACTGAAGAAGCCCCTGCTGAGGAAGCGGCCGTCAAAGAGGCTGAAGTTACAGAAGAGCTTAAGGCAGAAGAGGTCCCGCAGGAGGCAGAGGTTGAGGAAGCCACAGTTGAGAGCGTTGAGCTTCCGGAAGAGGAAGCTGTCGAAACCGGGACAGAGAAAATTGAAGTTCCCACAGAAGAAGTCTCCGAGGTGCCTGGGGAGATGGAGGAGGTACAAGAAGCCCTTGAGGAGGTTTCGTCCGAACTGCCGGAGGAGGTCTTGGCTGAGGGAATAGAGGCCGCCCCCGAAGAGGTGGCCAAGGCTGAGGACGTTTCGGAAGTTTCGCTTGAAGAGGTTCCCGCTCATGAGGTTGAATCTGTGGAGAAAATCAAAACTGAGGAAGGTGGTGTTGAGATGGCCGAGAAGATACAGATACCTGAGGACATTGCAAACCTGCTCTTCGAGGAAGAGCCCAAGAAGGCAAGACTGGAAAAACTCCCCGAGGATATCGTTTCCACCATGATATCCCTCAAGTGGCTCGGATTCCTCATCGACAGGGTAGGCATACAGAACCTTGAGAGGGTCCTCGAGTTCTACTATGAGATAGGTTGGATAAGCGAGGAAGTGCTCAACCAGCTACTCCGCTACGCCAAGGGCACCAGACCGCACCACAGGGACCCGGAGTGGAAGCCTGCTGAGAAGCTCACCGTCCAGGACCACCTCATAAGCCTGCTCTTCATCGAGAGGCTTAGGGGGCTTAAGATAAACAGGAACGTCCTTGACAAACTTGAAAGAGAAATCAAGATGCTGGAGAAGACTCTAGACGAGTTCTACGGTATCTGAAGCACCATAAACGGGGAGGGGCGGTTAATGGGGTTCAGTGTATCAGCGAGCGCAGCGATAATCTTTATTTCCTTTTTGGTAGCTGCAAGTA of Thermococcus sp. contains these proteins:
- a CDS encoding FlaD/FlaE family flagellar protein, with the translated sequence MEMARLVTEADINAKLAELKGKVPTVVINDLREKLIARKDNLTYEQLDKIVQKVLDTYGNQATKYEQLNKRVDELGKRLSDLGMQLTRLVETLESTKFEVQGKKAEKVSQKVEEVHSKIGKLEELLGGGEREEASSGLTDKLDELHRKVEEIAEKVEEKSAAEKLEEAQEKLEELQSKIAAGEEVSEEELAAAEQAVAEAQEEATIQVEAPEEGEVSEVPTEEAPAEEAAVKEAEVTEELKAEEVPQEAEVEEATVESVELPEEEAVETGTEKIEVPTEEVSEVPGEMEEVQEALEEVSSELPEEVLAEGIEAAPEEVAKAEDVSEVSLEEVPAHEVESVEKIKTEEGGVEMAEKIQIPEDIANLLFEEEPKKARLEKLPEDIVSTMISLKWLGFLIDRVGIQNLERVLEFYYEIGWISEEVLNQLLRYAKGTRPHHRDPEWKPAEKLTVQDHLISLLFIERLRGLKINRNVLDKLEREIKMLEKTLDEFYGI